AATCTGTAATATTGCTCATTCATGCACTTCCTTAATAGTTATAATTTGAGGATACAATCTATAATTCATTTATTAGTGCCAAGAAATGATTTATATTCCCCATAATTTTGCAAACAGAAAAAAATCACCCATTTAACTGTATATTTCCATGAATTTTCAATTATATCTCCTGTTTATCTTTCCCTGAGTTATTTTAACACACTAATCTTTATGAAAATATTATTTTATAGGTTATAAATGTTTCCATTTATTTAGCAGGGACTATTTTAAACAGAAGTAATAATAAAGATTTATAGTCAATTCTAAAAATATTTTAGATATTTTGAAAGTATTAAATCCATAAATATGTTTTATTTAAATTATAACTATATCTCATTAAATTAAGTTAAAATATTTAAAAAAATAAAAAAAGAAAAAAAATATTTATTCATCTTTTACGACGAATTTCTCCATAAACTTAGCATATACAGGCCTTGTTACAAAAATTCCAATTAAAACACCAAGGATTGTAGTAATTGCGAAGTTAGAAAGAAGCCCAATTCCAGTTAAACCTCTTGTTATCCCTACATAAAATAGTGGGATCATTGCAGCAATTAAAGTGGCTGCTGAAGCATATATAATAAAGAACGCTCCTTTTATTTTGAGATTAAGTCCTGTTCTTCTTCTTTTTGAAACTTTACCCCTCTTAAGAACTTCGTCGGTTATAATGATCTGGTCATCTACTCCCGTACCTATCGCCGCGATAATACCTGCTATGGCAGCTAAATCTAGCTCTACACTATGTGATATAGACATCACACCTAAAATAATGACGAGCTCTGCAACACTGGTGAAGACAATAGGCAGTACCAGTATAGGCCTTTTATATCTGACAAATACTATAAGGGCCACTACAATTAATGCCAGTAGACCCGCCATTAACGCTCCAGTTCTAAACTGATCTCCAAGATCAGCAGATATGCCCTGAATTCCAGCAATACTAACTGATACAGGCAGTGAACCAGACTGTAGTACTGCTTGAATACCTTTTGCTTCATTAACTGCAGCATCTTTTGTGCTGTTACTACCAGTTATTTGTACATCTGTTGTTGGCACGCCGTTAGCAACGTCTGCACCTATTTCTGGTGAACTGATTAATTGATTATCAAGGTAGAAATCTACAGGCTGCCCTGTTTTACCCTGTGCTGCTACAGCGAATTTTTTAGCCCCATCTACAGATAATGTAAACGGTACTTCCCAGTTGTTTCCTGTAACACTGTATGTTTTGACACTTACTATGTCTGAACCTGTAATTACGGTCTGGTTGTTAATTTTGGCCTCAAATTTACCAGGTGTTCCAATAAGCTTTGCAACTTGATCTGGCTGAACATTAGCAATTTCTACAATAACGTCCTGGTCTCCACTGGCCCTAACCTTAATGTCTGAAACACCAAAAGCATTAAGACGCTTATCCAGAACAGTGGTAACCGTACCCATGGTAGTTGTATCAACTGGATGTTCCAGGTGTATTTGAACAAGAGAACCACCTTTTAAATCTAACCCTTGAGGCACTCCATATAGTGAAATTGAAGCTAGGCTTCCTATTAAAAGAACGACCAGTACAATTACACGGTAATCTTTTATAAAGTCAATTATGTCACTCATTTACGGCCACTCTCCATGTACCATCTAAGGATTCCAAGGTTCATAAGCCATGTAGCCAAAACATCGGCAACAAGCCCTATCATCAGAACTTCAGCAATATTCTGCAGAGTCGCTGCAGATGGTATGAAGAATAAAACTATGACATATAATGCTACCATGGAACCTATAGCTGCTGCAGTCATCGTAAATCCTGTTTTCATAGCATTTATAGCTCTTTCTGTAATTGTTCCTTCCCTACGCTTCAGTACACGTGTGGTAAGCAAAATATCTGTATCCACACTATACCCAATAAGCAGGAGTAATGCACCTACTGATGCAAGTGAAAGCGGTATTCCAAACAGGGACATTCCACCAACGGCTATAATTATATCAGACAGTGCAGCAAGAATAACCGCCATAGAAGGTACAACACTCCTGAACACTATAAATACAGTTACAGACATGAAAAGAAATGCAAATATGAGCGTGTATATTATCTGTGTTAGAGCTGCTGAGCTAAGTACTGCCCCAACAGATCTATAACTTAATATAGTGGCCGTTCCATTCAGGATATTTGTAAATGTATTTGCATCCGCTTCTGTACCAATAGTTACAGTAGCTTGATTGTTGCTGAACGAGTTTACATTCACATCACTCGTATTCAGCCCAGTCTCTATCATGCTTTTCAATTCATCCTGACTTATGGACTTTTGAAGCTGCAAAGTGGTTATAGTACCACCTTTTAAATCTACACTTTCGTTTAAACCATTTGTTAAAAAAATCGCCAATGCAATTATTGTAATAATTATAGGAACCGCTATTAATGGTTTATATGATTCCATCAATGTTTCTATTTTCATTGAACCTCCCCATTATGCTCCATAAATTTTTAAATCCATCTCTTCAACCGTTTTTTTCATTTCATCTTCTATTTCATATGTTTTTTTACCGGCAGTTTTAATTAAGAAGGATGTTATCATTCTTCCGCCTCTAACTTCAATTTTCTCTTTCATCCTCAAAATAGTGTTTCTACCTCCTGACCCTCCAAGAGTAGCAAATAAAATTACATCTTTACCCTGAAAATCACACTTATCAATAAGGGTAATTATAGCCGGAGCAGGTTTTCCTGCCCATACTGGAGTTCCAATATATACCAGACCATATTCACTTAAATCAACCGTCTGTGGCTTAATATTTGTTTTATTTTCTCTCACAGCATCTACTGATGCATTTATATAATTTAGAGGCCCCGACCTCTTTTTTAAATCTTCAATTTCAACAATATCTGCTGAAACTTCTTTTGCAAGAGTATTAGCAACCCTTGCTGTCTTTTTAGTTCTGGAATAATATAAAATAATAGTTTTCATTCAGGACACTCTCTTATATCAATATTATTTTACATAGTTAACTTAATATTATTTTCGTATTATTAGTTCACTTAATATTTTTTAACTTAATAAAAGCCATTATTTATATAATTAAATTAATCAATGATTTGTTATTAATTTCAAGTATAATAATAATTGATCAGGATAATATAATGTTATAATAACTAAAACTTAAGTTATTTAATTTATTATCTTGACTTAAAAAGTTTATGGATGTAATCCTGTAACATCCAGCGACTTTTTCTCATCAAATCCAAACATTATATTCATATT
The Methanobacterium bryantii genome window above contains:
- a CDS encoding preprotein translocase subunit SecD, with the translated sequence MSDIIDFIKDYRVIVLVVLLIGSLASISLYGVPQGLDLKGGSLVQIHLEHPVDTTTMGTVTTVLDKRLNAFGVSDIKVRASGDQDVIVEIANVQPDQVAKLIGTPGKFEAKINNQTVITGSDIVSVKTYSVTGNNWEVPFTLSVDGAKKFAVAAQGKTGQPVDFYLDNQLISSPEIGADVANGVPTTDVQITGSNSTKDAAVNEAKGIQAVLQSGSLPVSVSIAGIQGISADLGDQFRTGALMAGLLALIVVALIVFVRYKRPILVLPIVFTSVAELVIILGVMSISHSVELDLAAIAGIIAAIGTGVDDQIIITDEVLKRGKVSKRRRTGLNLKIKGAFFIIYASAATLIAAMIPLFYVGITRGLTGIGLLSNFAITTILGVLIGIFVTRPVYAKFMEKFVVKDE
- a CDS encoding protein translocase subunit SecF, with product MKIETLMESYKPLIAVPIIITIIALAIFLTNGLNESVDLKGGTITTLQLQKSISQDELKSMIETGLNTSDVNVNSFSNNQATVTIGTEADANTFTNILNGTATILSYRSVGAVLSSAALTQIIYTLIFAFLFMSVTVFIVFRSVVPSMAVILAALSDIIIAVGGMSLFGIPLSLASVGALLLLIGYSVDTDILLTTRVLKRREGTITERAINAMKTGFTMTAAAIGSMVALYVIVLFFIPSAATLQNIAEVLMIGLVADVLATWLMNLGILRWYMESGRK
- a CDS encoding flavodoxin family protein, giving the protein MKTIILYYSRTKKTARVANTLAKEVSADIVEIEDLKKRSGPLNYINASVDAVRENKTNIKPQTVDLSEYGLVYIGTPVWAGKPAPAIITLIDKCDFQGKDVILFATLGGSGGRNTILRMKEKIEVRGGRMITSFLIKTAGKKTYEIEDEMKKTVEEMDLKIYGA